Proteins encoded within one genomic window of Amorphoplanes friuliensis DSM 7358:
- the hisI gene encoding phosphoribosyl-AMP cyclohydrolase → MDAVPATDLVNGPVSALDPAVAARLRRSSDGLVAAIVQEAGTGDVLMLAWMDDEALHRTLTSGRATYWSRSRQEYWVKGATSGHHQYVKSVSLDCDGDALLVTVEQVGAACHTGTHTCFSDNLPVTDGEGARA, encoded by the coding sequence ATTGACGCTGTGCCCGCAACTGACCTTGTGAACGGACCTGTCTCCGCGCTGGACCCGGCCGTCGCCGCCCGTCTGCGCCGCTCCTCCGACGGCCTGGTGGCCGCGATCGTCCAGGAGGCCGGCACGGGTGACGTGCTGATGCTGGCGTGGATGGACGACGAGGCGCTGCACCGCACGCTGACCTCGGGCCGGGCCACCTACTGGTCCCGCAGCCGCCAGGAGTACTGGGTGAAGGGCGCCACGTCCGGCCACCACCAGTACGTGAAATCGGTCTCGCTGGACTGCGACGGCGACGCGCTGCTGGTCACGGTCGAGCAGGTCGGGGCGGCCTGCCACACCGGCACGCACACCTGCTTCTCCGACAACCTGCCCGTGACCGACGGAGAAGGGGCGCGCGCATGA
- a CDS encoding anthranilate synthase component I: MTTTGAVSPDEDAFVMQASRRRVVPVTRRLLADGETPVGVYRKLAGGPGTFLLESAEQGAGSAAWSRYSFIGVRSAATLVERDGQAAWLGSPPDGVPVDGDPVVALRETVAALAAPEEPGTGDDLPPLTGGMVGYLSYDLIRRFERLPATATDDVPLPELGMMLATDLVVLDHYDGSAILVANAVLPAGADEAAARAGYHQAVGRLDAMTTALSRPTPPMISTVERVPAGEVVSRTAPGDYQKAVETAKEAIRAGECFQIVVAQRFERPTDADPLDVYRVLRATNPSPYMYLLRFDDFDIVGSSPEAHLKVSAEEGGVRRALLHPIAGTRWRGATPEQDNALAAELLADPKERSEHVMLVDLGRNDLGRVCRAGTVEVPDFARIERYSHVMHIVSTVVGELREDRTAFDALAATFPAGTLSGAPKVRAMEIIESLEPTRRGLYGGTVGYFGFAGDMDMAIAIRTALLRNGTAYVGAGAGIVADSDPAAEEQETRNKAAAVLAAIAAAETLRAAR, encoded by the coding sequence ATGACGACCACCGGTGCGGTTTCACCCGATGAGGACGCCTTTGTCATGCAGGCCTCGCGGCGCCGGGTCGTGCCGGTCACCCGCCGGCTGCTGGCCGACGGCGAGACTCCGGTCGGTGTCTACCGCAAGCTGGCCGGCGGGCCGGGGACCTTCCTGCTCGAGTCGGCCGAGCAGGGTGCCGGCTCCGCCGCCTGGTCGCGCTACTCGTTCATCGGTGTCCGCAGTGCGGCCACGCTGGTCGAGCGCGACGGTCAGGCCGCCTGGCTGGGTAGCCCGCCTGACGGCGTACCGGTGGACGGGGATCCGGTGGTCGCCCTGCGGGAGACCGTCGCGGCCCTGGCCGCCCCTGAGGAGCCCGGTACGGGCGACGATCTCCCCCCGCTGACCGGAGGCATGGTCGGCTATCTCAGTTACGACCTGATCCGCCGCTTCGAGCGTCTGCCGGCGACCGCCACCGACGACGTGCCGCTGCCCGAGCTGGGCATGATGCTGGCGACCGACCTGGTCGTGCTGGACCACTACGACGGCTCGGCGATCCTGGTCGCCAACGCCGTCCTGCCCGCCGGGGCCGATGAGGCGGCGGCCCGCGCCGGTTATCACCAGGCGGTCGGGCGGCTCGACGCGATGACCACCGCGCTGTCGCGGCCCACCCCGCCGATGATCTCCACGGTCGAGCGGGTGCCGGCCGGTGAGGTGGTCAGCCGGACCGCGCCGGGCGACTACCAGAAGGCGGTCGAGACGGCCAAGGAGGCGATCCGGGCGGGGGAGTGCTTCCAGATCGTCGTCGCGCAGCGTTTCGAGCGGCCCACCGACGCCGACCCGCTGGACGTCTACCGGGTGCTGCGGGCGACCAACCCGAGCCCGTACATGTACCTGCTGCGTTTCGACGACTTCGACATCGTCGGCTCGTCGCCCGAGGCACACCTCAAGGTCAGCGCCGAGGAGGGCGGGGTGCGCCGCGCCCTGCTGCACCCGATCGCCGGCACCCGGTGGCGCGGTGCCACGCCCGAGCAGGACAACGCGCTCGCGGCCGAACTGCTGGCCGACCCCAAGGAACGCTCCGAGCACGTGATGCTGGTCGACCTGGGCCGCAACGACCTGGGCCGGGTCTGCCGGGCGGGCACGGTCGAGGTGCCCGACTTCGCCCGCATCGAGCGGTACAGCCACGTCATGCACATCGTCTCGACCGTGGTCGGTGAGCTGCGCGAGGACCGGACGGCGTTCGACGCCCTGGCCGCGACGTTCCCGGCGGGCACACTCTCCGGCGCGCCCAAGGTCCGGGCCATGGAGATCATCGAGAGCCTCGAGCCCACCCGCCGAGGCCTGTACGGCGGCACGGTCGGCTACTTCGGCTTCGCGGGCGACATGGACATGGCGATCGCGATCCGCACCGCACTGCTGCGGAACGGTACGGCCTACGTCGGCGCCGGTGCGGGCATCGTGGCCGACTCCGATCCGGCCGCCGAGGAGCAGGAGACCCGCAACAAGGCCGCCGCAGTCCTGGCCGCGATCGCCGCCGCCGAGACTTTGCGCGCGGCCCGCTGA
- a CDS encoding Trp biosynthesis-associated membrane protein — MTPRRRLTSTVLFCLAGAGLAVYAVTRTWSEVVTERPGLSALRAIRTGADLEPWVIGLALVALAGAGALLATRGIVRRVLGGLLALAGLGVAAGAIAGRAGLDTGSAGAGGVIWPVLCVLGGLLIVLGGLSAVRYGHEWPAMGARYERRVSADQVEVDQRVDTRAVWEALDRGDDPTAR, encoded by the coding sequence ATGACACCCCGGCGCCGGTTGACCTCGACCGTGCTGTTCTGCCTGGCGGGCGCCGGGCTCGCGGTGTACGCCGTCACGCGTACCTGGTCGGAGGTCGTGACCGAACGGCCCGGACTGTCCGCGCTGAGGGCGATCCGGACGGGCGCGGACCTGGAGCCGTGGGTCATCGGCCTGGCACTGGTGGCCCTGGCCGGTGCGGGCGCGCTGCTGGCCACCCGCGGGATCGTGCGCCGGGTGCTCGGCGGGCTGCTGGCCCTGGCCGGGCTGGGTGTCGCCGCGGGCGCGATCGCGGGACGAGCCGGCCTCGACACCGGCTCGGCGGGTGCGGGCGGTGTGATCTGGCCGGTGCTGTGCGTGCTGGGTGGTCTGCTGATCGTGCTCGGCGGCCTGTCAGCTGTCCGCTACGGCCACGAGTGGCCGGCGATGGGTGCGCGTTACGAGCGCCGTGTCAGTGCCGACCAGGTGGAGGTCGATCAGCGGGTGGACACCAGAGCGGTCTGGGAAGCCCTCGACCGCGGGGACGATCCGACCGCGCGCTGA
- the trpC gene encoding indole-3-glycerol phosphate synthase TrpC: MLEEILAGVREDVAARQEQLSLEQVRDLAAAAPPAIDAYAALRKPGVAVIAEVKRSSPSKGALADIPDPAELAGEYAAGGARCISVLTEGRWFGGSLEDLAAVRAAVQVPVLRKDFVVSSYQIHEARAHGADLVLLIVAALEQNVLMGLLERIESLGMTALVEVHNEEEADRALDAGAQVIGVNARDLRTLEVDRSVFERIAPGLPNNVVKIAESGVRGPHDLIRYASAGADAVLVGEGLVTKKSPRDAVAELVNAGNHPATPRPVR; the protein is encoded by the coding sequence GTGCTCGAGGAGATCCTCGCCGGAGTGCGCGAGGACGTCGCGGCCCGGCAGGAACAGCTCTCGCTGGAGCAGGTGCGTGATCTCGCGGCGGCGGCTCCGCCCGCGATCGACGCGTACGCGGCCCTGCGCAAGCCCGGCGTGGCGGTGATCGCGGAGGTCAAGCGGTCGTCGCCGTCGAAGGGCGCGCTGGCTGACATCCCGGACCCGGCGGAGCTCGCCGGTGAGTACGCGGCGGGTGGCGCCCGCTGCATCAGCGTGCTCACCGAGGGCCGCTGGTTCGGCGGTTCGCTGGAGGACCTGGCCGCGGTGCGTGCTGCCGTGCAGGTGCCGGTGCTGCGCAAGGACTTCGTCGTCTCCAGCTACCAGATCCACGAGGCGCGGGCGCACGGCGCGGACCTCGTCCTGCTCATCGTGGCGGCCCTGGAGCAGAACGTGCTCATGGGCCTGCTCGAGCGCATCGAGTCGCTGGGCATGACGGCCCTCGTCGAGGTGCACAACGAGGAGGAGGCCGACCGGGCCCTGGACGCGGGGGCTCAGGTGATCGGCGTCAACGCCCGTGACCTGCGCACCCTCGAGGTGGACCGGTCCGTCTTCGAGCGGATCGCACCGGGCCTGCCCAACAACGTCGTGAAGATCGCCGAGTCCGGCGTGCGGGGCCCGCACGACCTGATCCGGTACGCGTCGGCCGGCGCGGACGCCGTGCTGGTCGGTGAGGGTCTGGTGACCAAGAAGAGCCCGCGTGACGCCGTCGCCGAGCTCGTCAACGCCGGTAACCACCCGGCGACACCCCGGCCCGTGCGATGA
- the trpB gene encoding tryptophan synthase subunit beta, translated as MSAPVLPDLAGHFGRYGGRFVPEALVRALDELDAAYRTAKTDPVFQERFTGLLRDYAGTPSLLYKADRLSAAIGAEVLLKREDLNHTGAHKVRNVLGQALLAKQMGKPRVIAETGAGQHGVASATAAALLDLECVVYMGEMDTERQALNVARMRMLGATVIPVTNGSRTLKDALNEALRDWVSSVDTTHYLLGTAAGPHPFPEIVRDFVGGIGIEARAQCLEKIGRLPDAVAACVGGGSNAIGIFHAFVPDESVRLFGFEAGGDGVETGRHAASITGGSAGVLHGARTYVLQDEDGQTVESHSISAGLDYPGVGPEHAWLHDTGRAVYEPVTDDEAMAAFQLLCRTEGIIPAIESAHALAGAARIVPRLTEELGRTPTIVINLSGRGDKDVHTAGAYFGILDEVETIVPGENS; from the coding sequence ATGAGCGCGCCGGTCCTGCCGGACCTCGCCGGGCACTTCGGCCGGTACGGCGGACGTTTTGTCCCCGAGGCGCTGGTCCGTGCGCTCGACGAGCTCGACGCGGCGTACCGGACGGCGAAGACCGACCCGGTCTTCCAGGAGCGGTTCACGGGTCTGCTGCGTGACTACGCGGGCACCCCGTCGCTGCTCTACAAGGCCGACCGGCTCTCCGCCGCGATCGGCGCCGAGGTGCTGCTCAAGCGCGAGGACCTGAACCACACGGGCGCCCACAAGGTGCGCAACGTGCTGGGTCAGGCCCTGCTGGCCAAGCAGATGGGCAAGCCGCGGGTCATCGCCGAGACCGGCGCCGGGCAGCACGGTGTCGCCAGTGCCACGGCGGCCGCGCTGCTCGACCTCGAGTGTGTGGTCTACATGGGCGAGATGGACACCGAGCGGCAGGCGCTGAACGTCGCGCGCATGCGCATGCTCGGCGCCACCGTGATCCCGGTGACGAACGGTTCACGCACGCTCAAGGACGCGCTCAACGAGGCCCTGCGCGACTGGGTCTCCAGCGTCGACACCACGCACTACCTGCTGGGCACCGCCGCCGGACCGCACCCGTTCCCGGAGATCGTCCGCGACTTCGTGGGCGGCATCGGCATCGAGGCGCGCGCCCAGTGCCTGGAGAAGATCGGCCGGCTGCCCGACGCGGTCGCGGCCTGCGTCGGCGGTGGCTCCAACGCCATCGGCATCTTCCACGCGTTCGTCCCCGACGAGTCCGTGCGCCTGTTCGGCTTCGAGGCCGGCGGTGACGGCGTCGAGACCGGGCGGCACGCCGCGTCCATCACCGGCGGCTCGGCGGGTGTGCTCCACGGCGCCCGCACGTACGTGCTGCAGGACGAGGACGGCCAGACGGTCGAGTCGCACTCGATCTCGGCGGGCCTGGACTACCCGGGTGTCGGCCCGGAGCACGCCTGGCTGCACGACACCGGCCGCGCGGTCTACGAGCCCGTCACCGACGACGAGGCGATGGCCGCGTTCCAGCTGCTGTGCCGCACCGAGGGCATCATCCCGGCGATCGAGAGCGCGCACGCCCTGGCCGGCGCCGCGCGCATCGTGCCGCGGCTGACCGAGGAGCTCGGCCGGACGCCGACGATCGTCATCAACCTGTCCGGCCGCGGTGACAAGGACGTGCACACCGCGGGCGCCTACTTCGGCATCCTCGACGAGGTCGAGACGATCGTTCCGGGGGAGAATTCTTGA
- the trpA gene encoding tryptophan synthase subunit alpha, which translates to MSISETFGKAKAEGRAVLVGCMPAGFPTVDDSIKSMVAMAEAGCDVIEVELPYSDPVMDGPVIQKASDIALAAGVRTKDTLRIIEAVANAGATVVLMTYWNPVEKYGVDAFARDLAAAGATGMITPDLIPDEAQEWIAAADRYAIDRTFLVSPSSTDDRLAMTVNQCRGFVYATALMGVTGARTQVSSQAPELVERIRAVDPEMPVGVGLGVGTGAQAAEVAAFADGVIVGSALIRCVLDAPDRGTGLDRLRALSAELAEGVRAARS; encoded by the coding sequence TTGAGCATCTCCGAGACCTTCGGCAAGGCGAAGGCCGAGGGGCGGGCGGTGCTCGTCGGCTGCATGCCCGCGGGCTTCCCGACCGTCGACGACAGCATCAAGTCGATGGTCGCCATGGCCGAGGCGGGCTGTGACGTCATCGAGGTCGAGCTGCCGTACTCCGACCCGGTCATGGACGGCCCGGTCATCCAGAAGGCCAGCGACATCGCGCTCGCCGCGGGTGTCCGCACCAAGGACACGCTGCGCATCATCGAGGCGGTCGCGAACGCGGGCGCCACGGTCGTGCTGATGACCTACTGGAACCCCGTCGAGAAGTACGGCGTGGACGCGTTCGCCCGCGACCTCGCCGCGGCCGGCGCGACCGGCATGATCACGCCGGACCTCATCCCGGACGAGGCCCAGGAGTGGATCGCCGCCGCCGACCGGTACGCGATCGACCGCACCTTCCTCGTCTCGCCGTCCTCGACCGACGACCGGCTGGCGATGACCGTCAACCAGTGCCGCGGTTTCGTCTACGCGACCGCGTTGATGGGCGTCACCGGTGCCCGCACGCAGGTCTCGTCGCAGGCGCCGGAGCTCGTCGAGCGGATCCGCGCGGTGGACCCGGAGATGCCGGTCGGTGTCGGTCTGGGTGTCGGCACGGGCGCCCAGGCGGCCGAGGTGGCCGCGTTCGCCGACGGTGTGATCGTCGGCAGCGCCCTGATCCGGTGCGTCCTGGACGCTCCCGACCGGGGCACCGGGCTGGACCGGCTCCGCGCGCTCAGTGCCGAGCTCGCAGAAGGTGTCCGGGCGGCACGGTCCTGA
- the lgt gene encoding prolipoprotein diacylglyceryl transferase yields the protein MAAIPSPTTSVWHLLGLPIRAYALCIVAGIVVGVLVMEYRLRRRGVAPWASLDMAVWAVPFGIIGARIYHVITSPGEYFGSGGDPIRIFQIWEGGLGIWGAVAGGALGAWLAARQLGLPLSVFADAAAPALPLSQAIGRIGNWFNNELYGAVTSLPWGLRVHDMDRSNPGHATVIDGKAVTLPDLYHPTFLYELIWNVGVAGLVFLLDRKFKFGRGRAFAVYVMAYTVGRGWIEMLRVDDANHFFGIRLNVFTSVIVFLGALIYFLLVKGPREYVVPIDAPDTAPEPAAESDVSQVDVGSGPAVAKTPKAYQVVSEDRFHEYERTGALPPAEPVTVPADEPADTGDDKSSASASADEH from the coding sequence ATGGCCGCCATCCCCAGCCCCACGACCTCGGTCTGGCACCTCCTCGGACTGCCGATCCGGGCGTACGCCCTCTGCATCGTCGCGGGCATCGTCGTCGGTGTCCTCGTCATGGAGTACAGGTTGCGGCGCCGCGGTGTCGCACCGTGGGCCTCGCTGGACATGGCGGTGTGGGCGGTGCCGTTCGGCATCATCGGCGCCCGGATCTACCACGTGATCACCTCCCCGGGTGAGTACTTCGGCTCCGGCGGCGACCCGATCCGCATCTTCCAGATCTGGGAGGGCGGTCTCGGCATCTGGGGTGCCGTCGCCGGTGGCGCGCTCGGCGCCTGGCTCGCCGCCCGCCAGCTCGGACTCCCGCTGAGCGTCTTCGCCGACGCGGCCGCCCCGGCGCTGCCGTTGTCGCAGGCGATCGGCCGCATCGGCAACTGGTTCAACAACGAGCTCTACGGCGCCGTCACGAGCCTGCCGTGGGGTCTGCGGGTCCACGACATGGACCGGTCCAACCCGGGTCACGCCACCGTCATCGACGGCAAGGCCGTGACCCTGCCGGACCTCTACCACCCGACGTTCCTCTACGAGCTGATCTGGAACGTCGGTGTCGCCGGGCTGGTCTTCCTGCTCGACCGCAAGTTCAAGTTCGGGCGCGGCCGGGCGTTCGCGGTCTACGTGATGGCCTACACCGTGGGTCGCGGCTGGATCGAGATGCTGCGCGTCGACGACGCCAACCACTTCTTCGGCATCCGCCTCAACGTCTTCACCTCGGTCATCGTCTTCCTCGGCGCGCTGATCTACTTCCTGCTGGTCAAGGGCCCCCGCGAGTACGTCGTCCCGATCGACGCGCCCGACACCGCGCCCGAGCCGGCCGCGGAGAGCGACGTGTCCCAGGTCGACGTCGGGAGCGGCCCGGCGGTGGCCAAGACCCCGAAGGCCTACCAGGTGGTCAGCGAAGACCGCTTCCACGAGTACGAACGCACGGGCGCGCTGCCCCCGGCCGAGCCCGTGACCGTACCTGCCGACGAGCCCGCGGACACCGGCGACGACAAGTCGTCCGCGTCCGCCTCCGCCGACGAGCACTGA
- a CDS encoding FAD-dependent oxidoreductase, with product MRTAVVVGAGMAGLATAGALARDGWQVTLLERGERVAASPTALVLWPNGRRALEAIDPDGGWSAIVSPLPDGGVRRPDGQWLVAPRARPGAGPGPAVVHLEDLYDALVAGLGDRVDIRTGFEITTVRTGRAQRPSVGDGRTYFEADLLVAADGIDSTVRRALAPEAAAVGSGFAAWQAVIPGYRVPDLPADQAVGGETLGAGYRFVSMPLGERAAGRGGVYWVATAAGAPRPEPAATQLALLRRWFASWHAPVGALLAATRPEDLVPQEVRELRPLPRSYGFRSGTGGVVLIGDAAHAMPHHLGQGACLAFEDAATLRSLVADCPTGAALGAAVEEYDRARRPRTASVVRQTRRMSAVVQARGRLALRARNAALGSLRPRILGHDHGLTADWQPPDPKTT from the coding sequence GTGCGGACGGCCGTGGTGGTCGGAGCCGGCATGGCCGGTCTGGCCACCGCCGGTGCCCTGGCCCGTGACGGCTGGCAGGTGACCCTGCTCGAACGCGGTGAACGTGTCGCCGCGTCCCCGACGGCCCTGGTGCTCTGGCCCAACGGGCGCCGGGCCCTCGAGGCCATCGACCCGGACGGCGGCTGGTCGGCGATCGTGTCGCCGCTGCCCGACGGCGGCGTCCGCCGGCCCGACGGCCAGTGGCTCGTCGCGCCGCGCGCCCGCCCCGGCGCGGGTCCGGGCCCGGCGGTCGTGCACCTGGAGGATCTGTACGACGCCCTCGTGGCCGGGCTCGGCGACCGCGTCGACATCCGTACCGGCTTCGAGATCACCACCGTGCGCACCGGCCGCGCCCAGCGACCGTCCGTCGGGGACGGCCGCACCTACTTCGAGGCCGACCTGCTGGTCGCCGCCGACGGCATCGACAGCACCGTCCGCCGCGCGCTCGCACCGGAGGCCGCAGCCGTCGGGTCCGGCTTCGCCGCCTGGCAGGCGGTCATCCCCGGCTACCGTGTGCCGGACCTCCCCGCCGATCAGGCCGTCGGTGGCGAGACACTCGGCGCCGGCTACCGCTTCGTCTCGATGCCGCTCGGTGAGCGTGCCGCCGGTCGTGGCGGCGTCTACTGGGTCGCCACCGCCGCGGGCGCACCCCGGCCCGAGCCCGCCGCGACCCAGCTCGCCCTGCTACGTCGCTGGTTCGCGAGCTGGCACGCGCCGGTCGGCGCGCTGCTCGCGGCGACCCGGCCCGAGGACCTGGTCCCGCAGGAGGTCCGGGAGTTGCGACCCCTGCCCCGTTCCTACGGCTTTCGATCCGGTACGGGCGGAGTGGTCCTGATCGGTGACGCCGCCCACGCGATGCCCCACCACCTCGGGCAGGGCGCGTGCCTGGCGTTCGAGGACGCGGCGACACTGCGGTCGCTGGTCGCCGACTGCCCGACCGGCGCGGCCCTCGGTGCGGCCGTGGAGGAGTACGACCGGGCCCGCCGGCCGCGCACGGCCAGTGTGGTCCGGCAGACCCGGCGGATGTCGGCGGTCGTGCAGGCACGGGGACGCCTGGCGTTGCGGGCGCGCAACGCGGCACTCGGCTCGCTGCGCCCCCGGATCCTCGGCCACGACCACGGCCTGACCGCCGACTGGCAACCCCCGGACCCGAAAACCACCTAG
- a CDS encoding GNAT family N-acetyltransferase, with the protein MALEDTDVYTRLERFYDAVPRDAAVVEDIGGFVLFVNDGWGWPYYARPRLGGAETPSAADITAVRRRQRELGVPEAFEWVHETTPDLLAVARSAGLDVLLAPLMVLESAALVPDLPLPGATIRFLDPASATFAQDISISRAVGRLGFGAPANATAVQTGSLAIEVAGPAQRDAVPPLSEEAIAQQVRRHASGRFVSAVVESPADGILACGAVQRVESVAEIAGVATLPSARRRGYASQLTASLARRTLLDGSDLVLLSAGDDDVARLYSKVGFRRIGTACIAEPAAAAI; encoded by the coding sequence GTGGCGCTAGAGGATACGGACGTCTACACCCGGCTGGAACGCTTCTACGATGCCGTGCCCCGCGACGCCGCCGTCGTGGAGGACATCGGTGGGTTCGTGCTCTTCGTCAACGACGGCTGGGGATGGCCCTATTACGCCCGCCCGCGCCTGGGCGGCGCCGAAACACCGTCCGCGGCCGATATTACCGCCGTCCGCCGGCGCCAACGAGAGCTCGGTGTCCCCGAGGCGTTCGAATGGGTGCACGAAACGACCCCGGACCTGCTGGCCGTGGCCCGGTCCGCCGGCCTCGACGTGCTGCTCGCGCCGCTGATGGTGCTGGAGAGCGCTGCCCTGGTGCCGGACCTGCCGCTGCCCGGGGCGACGATCCGCTTTCTCGACCCGGCGTCGGCGACGTTTGCCCAGGACATCAGCATCAGCCGCGCGGTGGGCCGCCTCGGCTTCGGTGCACCCGCGAACGCCACCGCCGTGCAGACGGGCTCGCTGGCGATCGAGGTCGCCGGTCCGGCGCAGCGTGACGCGGTGCCGCCGCTGAGCGAGGAGGCGATCGCCCAGCAGGTGCGCCGCCACGCTTCCGGCCGGTTCGTCAGCGCGGTCGTGGAGTCCCCCGCCGATGGCATCCTCGCCTGCGGTGCGGTCCAGCGCGTCGAGAGTGTCGCGGAGATCGCGGGGGTGGCCACGCTGCCGTCGGCCCGCCGCCGCGGTTACGCCTCGCAACTGACCGCCAGCCTGGCCCGCCGCACCCTGCTCGACGGCTCCGACCTGGTCCTGCTCTCGGCCGGCGACGACGACGTGGCCCGCCTCTACTCCAAGGTCGGCTTCCGCCGTATCGGCACAGCCTGCATCGCGGAGCCGGCCGCAGCCGCGATCTAG